DNA from Demetria terragena DSM 11295:
CGGCCGTCTCCTCGCCGGGTTGCCCCACTGCGTCGATCGCGCCGTCAATCTGTGCCGTCAGGTCCGCATCGGCCAGGTTGTCGGCGTACTGCTCGGCAGCTCGCCGGTAGAACTCCGAACGTGTCATCCCATGCCTTTGCGCAATGCGGTCGAAACGCTGTGCAGCTGAGTCGGGAAGGCT
Protein-coding regions in this window:
- a CDS encoding CopG family ribbon-helix-helix protein, with translation MKTAISLPDSAAQRFDRIAQRHGMTRSEFYRRAAEQYADNLADADLTAQIDGAIDAVGQPGEETAGLRRTANIRQVEALDEW